Proteins encoded in a region of the Neodiprion virginianus isolate iyNeoVirg1 chromosome 2, iyNeoVirg1.1, whole genome shotgun sequence genome:
- the LOC124299128 gene encoding mucin-2-like: MENKQPRIPALMTLRLTRPTTITTNTERTPLLQTPGQAPHSHRYGRDGTHQTETRRTLLPTPTTHTQVTKTATTVTHTTTIAPTTAQRHSQTHTTMTTHTITPSGPRQCPKCNGLVRGTKYTEHIQTCTQTNTDTPHPPQTITHPPTVIHTTRTTATHTTTHPPTKKQTPHTTTRPTPTPTPRYTPPPTPTPQWTHTRFARPPQKTEDRILQTFANMDRHTESTQTKQTCKQYTGPPPEIIAIIASLVPASTLHDELRAHKERYLTRRAHERTDTDETEASTSTHQPHTTHQTAPHKTQPHNTPDTDSDTDSTTSTAETVIHIETTHTGTLQTQTTDNDTDSNTDTTSLTDTVEHTQTPQPATHTTRDSKRYKKRKSIRKQKKEQNRKH, encoded by the coding sequence ATGGAAAATAAACAACCAAGAATACCGGCCCTAATGACACTACGACTGACGAGACCGACGACAATAACAACAAACACAGAGAGAACACCACTACTACAAACACCAGGACAGGCCCCACACTCACACAGATACGGACGCGACGGCACACACCAGACAGAGACCCGACGAACTCTACTACCGACACCcactacacacacacaggtaACAAAGACCGCCACGACAGTAACACACACAACAACCATTGCACCCACAACCGCACAGAGACActcacaaacacacacaacGATGACCACACACACAATTACACCCTCCGGACCAAGGCAATGCCCGAAGTGCAACGGGCTGGTCCGGGGCACCAAATACACAGAACACATACAAACATGCACACAAACTAACACAGACACACCACACCCACCACAAACTATCACACACCCACCAACAGTTATCCACACCACACGAACCACGGCCACACACACGACTACACACCCACCCACCAAGAAACAAACACCCCATACAACCACACGCCCCACACCCACACCAACACCACGGTACACACCACCCCCCACACCGACCCCCCAATGGACACACACCAGATTCGCGAGACCACCACAGAAGACAGAGGACAGGATCTTACAGACATTCGCTAACATGGACAGACACACAGAATCGACACAGACAAAACAAACATGCAAACAATACACAGGACCACCCCCCGAGATAATAGCCATAATCGCAAGTTTAGTACCAGCAAGCACCCTACACGACGAATTACGAGCACATAAAGAAAGATACTTGACTAGACGCGCACACGAACGCACAGACACTGACGAAACAGAAGCCAGCACCTCAACACACCAACCACACACCACACATCAAACAGCACCACACAAAACACAACCCCACAACACACCAGACACCGACAGCGACACAGATTCCACCACCTCCACCGCAGAGACAGTCATACACATCGAAACCACACACACAGGCACACTACAAACACAAACGACGGACAACGACACAGACAGTAACACCGACACCACCTCACTCACGGACACAGTCGAACATACACAAACACCCCAACCAGCCACACACACCACACGGGACTCAAAACgatacaaaaaacgaaaatcaatacggaaacagaaaaaagaacaaaacagGAAACACTAG